The proteins below come from a single Eucalyptus grandis isolate ANBG69807.140 chromosome 3, ASM1654582v1, whole genome shotgun sequence genomic window:
- the LOC104430512 gene encoding vacuolar protein sorting-associated protein 32 homolog 1 isoform X3 yields MDFIKRIIWKRQLTKVLNPIEKLNATLRMLEKREKVLIKKASQEVEEAKELSRANIKRVAILCLKRKRLYEQRIEQLRYFQLPIRDQIIMLEGAKARTMTVDALRTRAAAMKAMQEAMDTINEQNETMKQVQEALSAPSGAAAVFDEDELEAELEELKGPELEEQLLLPAATASAPAPPVPQGTGKEDELADEMAF; encoded by the exons ATGGATTTTATTAAGAGGATCATCTGGAAACGTCAGCTGACCAAGGTTCTCAACCCGATCGAGAAGTTGAATGCG ACACTCCGAATGCTGGAGAAAAGGGAGAAGGTTCTTATAAAGAAGGCTTCTCAAGAGGTTGAGGAAGCAAAGGAGCTCTCTAGAGCAAATATTAAAAGGG TGGCAATTCTATGCTTGAAGAGGAAGAGGCTGTATGAACAGAGAATTGAGCAGCTTAGATATTTCCAACTTCCGATTCGCGATCAG ATAATAATGTTAGAAGGAGCTAAAGCAAGAACCATGACTGTGGATGCTCTGAGAACCAGAGCAGCTGCAATGAAAGCAATGCAGGAGGCAAT GGATACAATTAATGAACAAAATGAGACTATGAAACAAGTGCAAGAGGCATTGTCAGCTCCTTCTGGTGCAGCAGCTGTCTTTGATGAG GATGAGCTTGAGGCAGAGCTTGAAGAACTGAAAGGCCCTGAGTTGGAAGAACAGCTCCTCCTGCCTGCCGCAACAGCTTCTGCTCCAGCTCCCCCTGTTCCTCAGGGGACAGGCAAGGAGGATGAGCTTGCTGATGAGATGGCATTTTGA
- the LOC104430512 gene encoding vacuolar protein sorting-associated protein 32 homolog 1 isoform X1, with translation MLAVVKKCILQVRMLVKHLHLHISLLRCGFILLDCRLCLVYTYNYSRLSFAYLTGSVVPSVLLSVQTLRMLEKREKVLIKKASQEVEEAKELSRANIKRGCAVGNAVAILCLKRKRLYEQRIEQLRYFQLPIRDQIIMLEGAKARTMTVDALRTRAAAMKAMQEAMDTINEQNETMKQVQEALSAPSGAAAVFDEDELEAELEELKGPELEEQLLLPAATASAPAPPVPQGTGKEDELADEMAF, from the exons ATGTTGGCAGTAGTTAAGAAATGCATACTTCAGGTACGTATGTTGGTAAAACACTTGCATCTGCATATCTCTTTATTAAGATgtggatttattttattagattgTAGGCTTTGCTTAGTCTACACATATAATTACAGTAGGTTATCATTTGCATATTTGACTGGTTCAGTTGTACCCTCTGTCCTCCTTTCTGTACAGACACTCCGAATGCTGGAGAAAAGGGAGAAGGTTCTTATAAAGAAGGCTTCTCAAGAGGTTGAGGAAGCAAAGGAGCTCTCTAGAGCAAATATTAAAAGGG GTTGTGCCGTTGGGAATGCAGTGGCAATTCTATGCTTGAAGAGGAAGAGGCTGTATGAACAGAGAATTGAGCAGCTTAGATATTTCCAACTTCCGATTCGCGATCAG ATAATAATGTTAGAAGGAGCTAAAGCAAGAACCATGACTGTGGATGCTCTGAGAACCAGAGCAGCTGCAATGAAAGCAATGCAGGAGGCAAT GGATACAATTAATGAACAAAATGAGACTATGAAACAAGTGCAAGAGGCATTGTCAGCTCCTTCTGGTGCAGCAGCTGTCTTTGATGAG GATGAGCTTGAGGCAGAGCTTGAAGAACTGAAAGGCCCTGAGTTGGAAGAACAGCTCCTCCTGCCTGCCGCAACAGCTTCTGCTCCAGCTCCCCCTGTTCCTCAGGGGACAGGCAAGGAGGATGAGCTTGCTGATGAGATGGCATTTTGA
- the LOC104430512 gene encoding vacuolar protein sorting-associated protein 32 homolog 1 isoform X2 → MLAVVKKCILQVRMLVKHLHLHISLLRCGFILLDCRLCLVYTYNYSRLSFAYLTGSVVPSVLLSVQTLRMLEKREKVLIKKASQEVEEAKELSRANIKRVAILCLKRKRLYEQRIEQLRYFQLPIRDQIIMLEGAKARTMTVDALRTRAAAMKAMQEAMDTINEQNETMKQVQEALSAPSGAAAVFDEDELEAELEELKGPELEEQLLLPAATASAPAPPVPQGTGKEDELADEMAF, encoded by the exons ATGTTGGCAGTAGTTAAGAAATGCATACTTCAGGTACGTATGTTGGTAAAACACTTGCATCTGCATATCTCTTTATTAAGATgtggatttattttattagattgTAGGCTTTGCTTAGTCTACACATATAATTACAGTAGGTTATCATTTGCATATTTGACTGGTTCAGTTGTACCCTCTGTCCTCCTTTCTGTACAGACACTCCGAATGCTGGAGAAAAGGGAGAAGGTTCTTATAAAGAAGGCTTCTCAAGAGGTTGAGGAAGCAAAGGAGCTCTCTAGAGCAAATATTAAAAGGG TGGCAATTCTATGCTTGAAGAGGAAGAGGCTGTATGAACAGAGAATTGAGCAGCTTAGATATTTCCAACTTCCGATTCGCGATCAG ATAATAATGTTAGAAGGAGCTAAAGCAAGAACCATGACTGTGGATGCTCTGAGAACCAGAGCAGCTGCAATGAAAGCAATGCAGGAGGCAAT GGATACAATTAATGAACAAAATGAGACTATGAAACAAGTGCAAGAGGCATTGTCAGCTCCTTCTGGTGCAGCAGCTGTCTTTGATGAG GATGAGCTTGAGGCAGAGCTTGAAGAACTGAAAGGCCCTGAGTTGGAAGAACAGCTCCTCCTGCCTGCCGCAACAGCTTCTGCTCCAGCTCCCCCTGTTCCTCAGGGGACAGGCAAGGAGGATGAGCTTGCTGATGAGATGGCATTTTGA
- the LOC104430512 gene encoding vacuolar protein sorting-associated protein 32 homolog 1 isoform X4 → MLEKREKVLIKKASQEVEEAKELSRANIKRGCAVGNAVAILCLKRKRLYEQRIEQLRYFQLPIRDQIIMLEGAKARTMTVDALRTRAAAMKAMQEAMDTINEQNETMKQVQEALSAPSGAAAVFDEDELEAELEELKGPELEEQLLLPAATASAPAPPVPQGTGKEDELADEMAF, encoded by the exons ATGCTGGAGAAAAGGGAGAAGGTTCTTATAAAGAAGGCTTCTCAAGAGGTTGAGGAAGCAAAGGAGCTCTCTAGAGCAAATATTAAAAGGG GTTGTGCCGTTGGGAATGCAGTGGCAATTCTATGCTTGAAGAGGAAGAGGCTGTATGAACAGAGAATTGAGCAGCTTAGATATTTCCAACTTCCGATTCGCGATCAG ATAATAATGTTAGAAGGAGCTAAAGCAAGAACCATGACTGTGGATGCTCTGAGAACCAGAGCAGCTGCAATGAAAGCAATGCAGGAGGCAAT GGATACAATTAATGAACAAAATGAGACTATGAAACAAGTGCAAGAGGCATTGTCAGCTCCTTCTGGTGCAGCAGCTGTCTTTGATGAG GATGAGCTTGAGGCAGAGCTTGAAGAACTGAAAGGCCCTGAGTTGGAAGAACAGCTCCTCCTGCCTGCCGCAACAGCTTCTGCTCCAGCTCCCCCTGTTCCTCAGGGGACAGGCAAGGAGGATGAGCTTGCTGATGAGATGGCATTTTGA
- the LOC104430512 gene encoding vacuolar protein sorting-associated protein 32 homolog 1 isoform X5, whose protein sequence is MLEKREKVLIKKASQEVEEAKELSRANIKRVAILCLKRKRLYEQRIEQLRYFQLPIRDQIIMLEGAKARTMTVDALRTRAAAMKAMQEAMDTINEQNETMKQVQEALSAPSGAAAVFDEDELEAELEELKGPELEEQLLLPAATASAPAPPVPQGTGKEDELADEMAF, encoded by the exons ATGCTGGAGAAAAGGGAGAAGGTTCTTATAAAGAAGGCTTCTCAAGAGGTTGAGGAAGCAAAGGAGCTCTCTAGAGCAAATATTAAAAGGG TGGCAATTCTATGCTTGAAGAGGAAGAGGCTGTATGAACAGAGAATTGAGCAGCTTAGATATTTCCAACTTCCGATTCGCGATCAG ATAATAATGTTAGAAGGAGCTAAAGCAAGAACCATGACTGTGGATGCTCTGAGAACCAGAGCAGCTGCAATGAAAGCAATGCAGGAGGCAAT GGATACAATTAATGAACAAAATGAGACTATGAAACAAGTGCAAGAGGCATTGTCAGCTCCTTCTGGTGCAGCAGCTGTCTTTGATGAG GATGAGCTTGAGGCAGAGCTTGAAGAACTGAAAGGCCCTGAGTTGGAAGAACAGCTCCTCCTGCCTGCCGCAACAGCTTCTGCTCCAGCTCCCCCTGTTCCTCAGGGGACAGGCAAGGAGGATGAGCTTGCTGATGAGATGGCATTTTGA
- the LOC120291392 gene encoding vacuolar protein sorting-associated protein 32 homolog 1-like isoform X2 has protein sequence MFSWMRWLLKKLNLETDAQRLSTTMDKLNMRLRKLKKEAQAFEKNASGEVEKAKEFIRAGNREAAKLCLRKKRLYEQQIEQFRHYEFQIGEQIIKLKGAKAKTETVDALKIAAAAMQEMEKAMGKIMNEVDLMASSRQTQDSLPTTSGAATEVDEDELEAELNELEGADPVPQRTAEEDELAALQAEMPLGAGLAAHS, from the exons ATGTTTAGCTGGATGCGCTGGCTTTTAAAGAAACTTAATCTGGAGACCGACGCTCAGCGTCTGTCCACGACGATGGACAAGTTGAACATG AGACTCAGAAAGCTGAAGAAAGAGGCGCAGGCTTTCGAAAAGAATGCTTCTGGAGAAGTTGAGAAAGCGAAGGAGTTTATAAGAGCAGGAAATAGGGAGG CTGCAAAATTATgcttgaggaagaagaggctGTATGAACAGCAGATTGAGCAATTTAGACATTACGAATTTCAGATTGGGGAACAG ATAATAAAGTTGAAAGGAGCAAAAGCAAAAACTGAAACTGTGGATGCTCTAAAAATTGCAGCAGCAGCAATGCAAGAAATGGAGAAGGCAAT GGGTAAGATAATGAATGAGGTTGATCTAATGGCAAGCTCGAGACAAACtcaagattcattgccaactaCTTCTGGCGCAGCCACTGAAGTTGATGAG GATGAGCTTGAGGCGGAGCTCAATGAACTGGAAGGAGCTGACCCTGTTCCTCAGAGGACAGCCGAGGAGGATGAACTTGCGGCTTTGCAGGCTGAGATGCCACTTGGAGCAG GTCTTGCTGCTCATAGTTAA
- the LOC120291392 gene encoding vacuolar protein sorting-associated protein 32 homolog 1-like isoform X1: protein MFSWMRWLLKKLNLETDAQRLSTTMDKLNMRLRKLKKEAQAFEKNASGEVEKAKEFIRAGNREAAKLCLRKKRLYEQQIEQFRHYEFQIGEQIIKLKGAKAKTETVDALKIAAAAMQEMEKAMGKIMNEVDLMASSRQTQDSLPTTSGAATEVDEDELEAELNELEGADPVPQRTAEEDELAALQAEMPLGAGQSSLLFSKASIKHFIVVGL from the exons ATGTTTAGCTGGATGCGCTGGCTTTTAAAGAAACTTAATCTGGAGACCGACGCTCAGCGTCTGTCCACGACGATGGACAAGTTGAACATG AGACTCAGAAAGCTGAAGAAAGAGGCGCAGGCTTTCGAAAAGAATGCTTCTGGAGAAGTTGAGAAAGCGAAGGAGTTTATAAGAGCAGGAAATAGGGAGG CTGCAAAATTATgcttgaggaagaagaggctGTATGAACAGCAGATTGAGCAATTTAGACATTACGAATTTCAGATTGGGGAACAG ATAATAAAGTTGAAAGGAGCAAAAGCAAAAACTGAAACTGTGGATGCTCTAAAAATTGCAGCAGCAGCAATGCAAGAAATGGAGAAGGCAAT GGGTAAGATAATGAATGAGGTTGATCTAATGGCAAGCTCGAGACAAACtcaagattcattgccaactaCTTCTGGCGCAGCCACTGAAGTTGATGAG GATGAGCTTGAGGCGGAGCTCAATGAACTGGAAGGAGCTGACCCTGTTCCTCAGAGGACAGCCGAGGAGGATGAACTTGCGGCTTTGCAGGCTGAGATGCCACTTGGAGCAGGTCaatcttctctccttttttcaaAAGCTAGTATTAAGCATTTCATTGTTGTTGGTCTATAA
- the LOC104436526 gene encoding meiotic nuclear division protein 1 homolog, protein MSKKRGLSLEEKREKMLQIFYESQDFFLLKELEKLGPGKGVITQSVKDVVQSLVDDDLVSKDKIGTSVYLWSPPSCAGNQVTKSQLRNVYWKLESDVQSSKRRLAELADQCNALKKGREESDEREEALSNLKKVEEKYNELKDEMAEYADNDPAAFEAMS, encoded by the exons ATG TCGAAGAAACGTGGATTATCTTTGGAAGAGAAGCGAGAGAAGATGCTTCAGATATTCTATGAGTCGCAGGACTTCTTCCTT CTAAAGGAGCTTGAGAAATTGGGACCCGGAAAAGGTGTTATCACCCAGTCTGTCAAAGATGTTGTCCAAAGCTTGGTTGATGATGACCTAGTCTCGAAGGACAAGATTGGAACTTCT GTATATTTATGGAGTCCTCCTAGCTGCGCCGGAAACCA AGTAACCAAATCACAGCTGCGAAATGTGTACTGGAAACTTGAATCTGACGTCCAAAGTAGCAAGAGGCGGCTGGCGGAGCTAGCTGATCAGTGCAATGCATTAAAGAAGGGAAGGGAGGAATCT GATGAACGAGAGGAGGCTTTAAGCAACCTAAAAAAAGTAGAGGAGAAGTACAATGAGTTGAAG GATGAGATGGCAGAATATGCAGACAATGATCCAGCTGCCTTTGAAGCAATGAGTTAA